AGCCCGATCGCGCCATAGGCGGCAGTGTAGTGCGCGGCTTTGCCCGACAGCACGACGTCGCCCATCACCGCGAGGCTCAGCCCGACGCCAGCCGCCGGTCCGTTGACCAGAGTCAGCAGCGGCTTGGGCATCGTCGCCAGCCGCTGGATCCCGGCATGCAGCGTCCCGATCAGCTCGGTCAGCGCGGCGGGCAAGGCATCACCCGCTTGTCTCATCGCGCCGATATCGCCGCCCGCGCAGAACAGCCGGCCGTTTCCGGTGACCACCACGCAGCGCACCGAAGCATCGGTCTCGCACGCGATCGCCGCTTCGAAAAAGGCGCGCGCCATCGGAAGGTCGATTGCGTTGCCGATGTCGGGACGGTCGAGCGTGATCCGCCCGATCCCGTCCGCGACTTCGAACGCAATGCCGTCCTTTGAAAAGCTCACCGCGGCGCCATGCGGATCGCGCCGTCGAGGCGGATGACTTCACCGTTCAGCATCGGATTGGTGACGATCGCTTCGACCAGCTGGGCATATTCTGCGGGCTTGCCGAGGCGGCTGGGGTGCGGAACCTGTTGGCCCAGCGAGTCCTGCGCGGGCTGGGGCAGGCCCATCAGCATCGGGGTGAGGAAGATGCC
Above is a genomic segment from Sphingomonas sp. G-3-2-10 containing:
- a CDS encoding enoyl-CoA hydratase-related protein, coding for MSFSKDGIAFEVADGIGRITLDRPDIGNAIDLPMARAFFEAAIACETDASVRCVVVTGNGRLFCAGGDIGAMRQAGDALPAALTELIGTLHAGIQRLATMPKPLLTLVNGPAAGVGLSLAVMGDVVLSGKAAHYTAAYGAIGLTADGGLSWLLPRLVGLRKAQEMILTNRRLSADEAEACGLVTRTVDDAELAAEGEKVAQKLASAPVAAFGAARAMLRESFESGFETQLDRELRSMAIAAGAEAREGIAAFFEKRPANFRGA